In the genome of Chryseobacterium oryzae, one region contains:
- the pdhA gene encoding pyruvate dehydrogenase (acetyl-transferring) E1 component subunit alpha has translation MKEFSKEVYLKWYEDMTMWRRFEDKCRSLYLKQKIRGFLHLYNGQEAIPAGFTHAMDLSKDSMITAYRCHIHPMAMGVDPKRIMAELCGKATGTSGGMGGSMHIFSKEHRFYGGHGIVGGQIPLGAGIAFADKYFDRKAVNICFFGDGAARQGSLHETFNMAMNWKLPVVFVVENNQYAMGTSVKRTANHEDIYKLGLGYEMPCLAVDAMDPEKVAEAAYEAIERARRGDGPTFIEARTYRFRGHSMSDAEPYRSKEEVAIHKKDDPIELVKERILEHKWATEEELEAIDNKSRDFVEECIEFMENSPYPDPDKIYDYVYAQEDYPFLDKLEN, from the coding sequence ATGAAAGAATTTTCAAAAGAAGTATACCTGAAGTGGTATGAAGATATGACAATGTGGAGAAGGTTTGAAGATAAATGCCGTTCTCTTTATTTAAAGCAAAAAATCAGAGGTTTTTTACACTTGTACAATGGTCAGGAAGCGATTCCTGCAGGTTTTACTCACGCAATGGATTTATCCAAAGATAGCATGATTACGGCTTACAGATGTCACATTCATCCAATGGCGATGGGAGTAGATCCTAAAAGAATTATGGCAGAACTTTGCGGTAAAGCAACGGGTACTTCCGGAGGTATGGGAGGATCTATGCATATTTTCAGTAAAGAACACCGTTTCTACGGAGGTCATGGTATTGTAGGGGGACAGATTCCTTTGGGTGCAGGTATTGCTTTTGCAGATAAATATTTCGACAGAAAAGCTGTAAATATCTGTTTCTTTGGAGATGGAGCTGCAAGACAGGGTTCTTTACATGAAACCTTCAACATGGCAATGAACTGGAAGTTACCGGTAGTTTTTGTTGTGGAAAACAACCAGTATGCAATGGGGACTTCTGTAAAAAGAACTGCTAACCATGAAGATATCTATAAATTAGGTCTAGGTTACGAAATGCCTTGTCTCGCTGTAGATGCTATGGATCCTGAAAAAGTGGCAGAAGCTGCTTACGAAGCGATTGAAAGAGCAAGAAGAGGAGACGGTCCTACTTTTATTGAAGCGAGAACTTACAGATTCAGAGGACATTCTATGTCGGATGCTGAACCTTACAGATCTAAAGAAGAAGTAGCTATCCATAAAAAAGATGATCCTATTGAGCTTGTAAAAGAAAGAATTTTAGAGCACAAATGGGCTACAGAAGAAGAATTGGAAGCAATAGACAATAAATCCAGAGATTTTGTTGAAGAGTGTATCGAGTTTATGGAAAACTCACCATATCCTGATCCTGATAAGATTTATGATTATGTGTATGCTCAAGAAGATTATCCTTTCTTAGATAAATTAGAAAACTAA
- a CDS encoding BlaI/MecI/CopY family transcriptional regulator encodes MKINHLTSAEENLMKLFWKLDTFYLKDIMEQHPEPKPHQNTVSTYLKILVEKGYLSTEKEGRIFKYKTALPLEEYKKFILSELAAHFFNGSGKEIVDFLLSEDFLTEEDLQNSYNLKIELNTTKKKEPELEYAEEVLKTKKSKKGKEKKKKKKEQNKA; translated from the coding sequence ATGAAAATTAATCATCTCACTTCTGCAGAAGAAAATTTAATGAAGCTTTTTTGGAAACTAGACACGTTTTATCTGAAAGATATTATGGAGCAGCATCCTGAACCTAAACCTCATCAGAATACAGTTTCTACGTATCTTAAAATTTTAGTGGAGAAAGGTTATCTGTCTACAGAGAAAGAAGGCAGAATCTTTAAATATAAAACGGCATTGCCTTTAGAAGAATATAAGAAATTTATTCTTTCTGAACTTGCTGCTCATTTTTTTAATGGATCAGGAAAAGAAATTGTAGATTTTTTACTGAGCGAAGACTTTCTTACGGAGGAAGATTTACAAAATTCTTACAATCTGAAAATTGAATTGAATACCACTAAAAAGAAAGAACCGGAGCTGGAATATGCCGAAGAAGTTCTGAAAACTAAGAAGAGTAAAAAGGGAAAAGAAAAGAAAAAGAAGAAAAAAGAACAAAACAAAGCATAA
- a CDS encoding response regulator: protein MKTIFIVEDETGIRDALQLLLSFENYDVRSFSTAALFNSRDKSVVPDIFILDVKLPDGLGTDLCNQIKQDPLTADIPVMIISAHAKAEQVTNSCEADEFIPKPFDIDDVLVKIESLISKKNSISL, encoded by the coding sequence ATGAAAACAATATTTATCGTAGAAGATGAGACAGGCATCCGTGATGCATTACAGCTACTCCTGTCATTTGAGAATTATGATGTAAGATCTTTCTCTACCGCAGCATTGTTCAACAGCAGAGATAAATCTGTGGTTCCGGATATTTTTATTCTGGATGTAAAACTTCCGGACGGTTTGGGAACAGATCTTTGTAATCAGATTAAACAAGATCCTTTAACAGCCGATATCCCTGTAATGATTATCAGTGCTCATGCCAAAGCAGAACAGGTAACTAATTCCTGTGAAGCAGACGAATTTATCCCTAAACCTTTTGATATAGATGATGTTCTGGTAAAAATTGAAAGCTTAATCAGTAAAAAAAATTCAATATCTCTATAA
- the cas1 gene encoding type II CRISPR-associated endonuclease Cas1, whose translation MITRSIYIGNPAYLKLKDEQMKILCPETKTEKGSVPVEDLGLLMLDHFQITISHHLIQKMMGNNVVVISCDAHHLPHGIMLPLYGHTEHSDRVKDQLEASEPLKKQLWKQTIECKIENQKNVLMKLGNYYEPMLEYQKNVKSGDITNMEGIAAQHYWKYLISLDFLRQRFGDSPNQFFNFGYAVLRSIVARAIVETGLLPVLGIFHKNKYNPYCLADDLMEPYRPFVDLLVMQWLKINPETEELTKEFKAHILQIATKDVLIDGKTRPLLVAVKTTASSLYKCYTGEKRLISYPELL comes from the coding sequence ATGATCACCCGCTCCATCTACATTGGCAATCCTGCTTATCTCAAGCTCAAAGACGAGCAGATGAAAATCCTTTGTCCGGAAACCAAAACCGAAAAGGGGAGCGTGCCTGTCGAAGATTTGGGACTTTTGATGTTAGACCATTTTCAGATTACCATTTCACATCATCTTATTCAGAAAATGATGGGGAATAACGTGGTGGTCATTAGTTGTGACGCCCATCATTTGCCGCACGGGATAATGTTGCCACTGTACGGACATACCGAACATTCCGATAGAGTAAAAGACCAGCTGGAAGCCAGCGAACCGCTGAAAAAACAACTTTGGAAACAAACCATTGAATGTAAAATCGAAAACCAAAAAAACGTCTTGATGAAGCTTGGAAACTATTACGAGCCAATGCTTGAGTATCAGAAAAACGTAAAATCTGGTGACATCACCAATATGGAAGGCATTGCTGCACAGCATTACTGGAAATATCTCATCAGTCTCGATTTTCTGCGGCAGCGTTTTGGAGATTCACCCAATCAGTTTTTCAATTTTGGATATGCGGTTCTCAGGAGCATTGTCGCCAGAGCCATTGTAGAAACCGGTTTGCTGCCTGTTCTGGGGATTTTTCATAAAAATAAGTACAATCCCTATTGCCTTGCGGACGATTTGATGGAGCCTTATCGTCCGTTCGTCGATTTGCTCGTGATGCAGTGGCTGAAAATCAATCCCGAAACAGAAGAACTCACCAAAGAATTTAAAGCCCACATTCTACAGATTGCCACCAAGGATGTGTTGATTGACGGTAAAACAAGACCCTTGTTAGTCGCTGTAAAAACCACAGCTTCATCGCTTTACAAATGCTATACCGGAGAAAAACGGCTCATTTCCTATCCAGAACTGCTATGA
- a CDS encoding pyruvate dehydrogenase complex dihydrolipoamide acetyltransferase, with protein MAEVITMPRLSDTMTEGKVAKWHKKVGDKVKEGDILAEIETDKAVQDFESEIEGTLLYVGVEEGNAAAVDSVLAIIGSEGEDISGLTGGSVPSATASEEKKSEEESKTENSSTSVEQTTAEIPVGVEVITMPRLSDTMTEGKVAKWHKKVGDTVKEGDLLAEIETDKAVQDFESEFNGVLLKQGVEEGGAAPVDSVLAMIGPEGTDVSNVGTSMPAAKSEKPAEQKSETQKEDKKEDVAVNHSSSERVAISPLAKKMAEEKGVDIHAVQGSGENGRIVKKDIENYQPSASKASTSTQPSAPAASQVALSFVQGEDSETPNSQVRNIIAKRLSESKFTAPHYYLMVEINMDKAIEARKEINSLPDTKISFNDMIIKATAVALRKHPQVNSSWAGDKIIHRGNINIGVAVAIPDGLVVPVLKNTDQMTYTQISESVKDMAGRAKSKGLKANEMEGSTFSISNLGMFGIETFTSIINQPNAAILSVGAIIEKPVVKNGQIVVGNTMKLSLACDHRVVDGATGAQFLQTLRTYLENPLTLLL; from the coding sequence ATGGCAGAAGTTATTACAATGCCACGTCTTTCGGATACTATGACGGAAGGTAAAGTGGCGAAATGGCATAAAAAAGTAGGAGATAAAGTAAAAGAAGGTGATATTTTAGCAGAAATAGAAACCGATAAAGCTGTTCAGGATTTTGAATCTGAAATAGAAGGAACACTATTATACGTAGGAGTAGAAGAAGGAAATGCAGCTGCAGTAGATTCTGTTTTGGCAATTATCGGGAGCGAAGGTGAAGATATTTCTGGTTTAACAGGTGGTTCTGTTCCTTCTGCAACTGCTTCTGAAGAAAAAAAATCTGAAGAAGAATCTAAAACAGAAAACAGTTCTACAAGTGTTGAACAAACTACTGCGGAAATTCCTGTAGGAGTAGAAGTTATTACAATGCCTAGACTTTCGGATACCATGACGGAAGGTAAAGTGGCTAAATGGCATAAAAAAGTAGGTGATACTGTAAAAGAAGGAGATCTTCTTGCTGAAATTGAAACCGATAAAGCTGTTCAGGATTTCGAATCTGAATTTAATGGAGTATTATTAAAGCAAGGTGTTGAAGAAGGCGGTGCTGCTCCGGTAGATTCGGTTTTGGCTATGATTGGTCCTGAAGGAACAGATGTTTCGAATGTAGGAACTTCAATGCCGGCTGCAAAATCAGAAAAACCTGCCGAGCAAAAATCTGAAACTCAAAAAGAAGATAAAAAAGAAGATGTTGCTGTAAATCATTCTTCTTCAGAAAGAGTGGCTATTTCTCCTCTTGCTAAAAAAATGGCAGAAGAAAAAGGGGTAGATATTCATGCGGTGCAAGGTTCCGGAGAAAACGGAAGAATTGTGAAGAAAGATATAGAAAACTATCAACCTTCTGCATCTAAAGCATCAACTTCAACGCAACCATCAGCTCCTGCTGCTTCACAAGTGGCATTAAGCTTTGTACAGGGTGAAGATTCTGAAACTCCAAATTCACAGGTAAGAAATATTATCGCTAAAAGATTAAGTGAAAGCAAATTTACTGCTCCTCACTATTATCTGATGGTTGAAATTAATATGGATAAAGCCATTGAAGCTAGAAAAGAAATCAATTCTTTACCGGATACAAAAATTTCATTCAATGATATGATTATTAAAGCAACGGCTGTTGCTTTGAGAAAGCATCCACAAGTGAATTCTAGTTGGGCAGGAGATAAGATTATCCATAGAGGAAATATTAATATCGGTGTTGCAGTGGCAATTCCTGACGGATTGGTGGTTCCTGTACTTAAAAATACAGATCAGATGACGTATACTCAAATTTCCGAGTCTGTTAAAGATATGGCAGGAAGAGCTAAGTCTAAAGGGCTGAAAGCGAATGAAATGGAAGGTTCTACTTTCTCAATTTCAAATTTAGGAATGTTCGGAATTGAAACGTTTACAAGTATCATCAATCAGCCAAACGCTGCAATTCTTTCTGTAGGAGCTATTATTGAAAAGCCTGTTGTGAAAAACGGACAAATTGTGGTAGGAAATACAATGAAACTTTCACTTGCTTGTGACCACAGAGTGGTGGATGGAGCTACAGGAGCACAGTTTTTACAAACATTGAGAACTTATCTTGAAAATCCTCTAACATTATTACTCTAA
- a CDS encoding phosphatase PAP2 family protein — protein MEEKKTSSLLIISRIISDFFNPLVSLFIYYVYSSIKIYTLKEAALHFLPILLITIAPIIGWIYWNVKTGKYTNMDVSNRIQRKSLYIFIAVCIMLYQVYHYLVHGFLDFVMLFILILLFALQYSNLYIKSSMHTAFNVFVAALFFHYDWIAGLLWLMIACLVGITRVILKRHTIKEVFMGAGIASLVSFIYLYCSIQFQH, from the coding sequence ATGGAAGAAAAAAAGACTTCATCCCTTCTTATTATTTCGAGAATAATCTCAGATTTTTTCAATCCATTGGTTTCGCTATTTATTTATTATGTTTATTCCAGCATTAAAATTTATACCTTAAAAGAAGCGGCACTCCATTTTCTTCCTATATTATTAATCACCATAGCTCCTATTATAGGATGGATTTATTGGAATGTAAAAACCGGAAAATATACCAATATGGATGTTTCTAACCGTATTCAGAGAAAAAGTCTGTATATATTTATTGCGGTATGTATTATGTTGTATCAGGTCTATCATTATCTCGTTCATGGTTTTCTGGATTTTGTAATGCTTTTTATTCTGATTCTTCTTTTTGCTTTACAGTACAGTAATTTATATATTAAAAGTTCTATGCACACCGCTTTTAATGTTTTCGTAGCTGCACTTTTCTTTCATTATGACTGGATTGCGGGGTTATTATGGCTAATGATTGCCTGTTTGGTAGGAATTACAAGGGTGATTTTGAAAAGACACACCATAAAAGAAGTATTTATGGGAGCCGGTATCGCAAGTTTGGTATCTTTTATTTATCTTTATTGCAGTATTCAATTTCAACACTAA
- the cas2 gene encoding CRISPR-associated endonuclease Cas2, with product MNQERFNAYRIMWVLVLYDLPTETKANMKDANRFRKGLIDDGFTLFQFSMYVRHCPSRENAEVHIKRVKFMLPKAGKVAIMCITDKQFGDIEIFFARNKEEPPPTFQQLELF from the coding sequence ATGAACCAAGAACGTTTTAACGCCTACCGAATTATGTGGGTTTTAGTATTATACGACTTACCGACTGAGACCAAAGCCAATATGAAAGACGCCAACCGTTTTCGTAAAGGGCTGATTGATGATGGCTTTACGCTATTTCAGTTTTCGATGTATGTCCGTCATTGTCCAAGTCGTGAAAATGCAGAAGTTCACATCAAAAGAGTAAAGTTTATGCTCCCTAAAGCCGGTAAAGTAGCGATTATGTGCATTACCGATAAGCAATTTGGCGACATAGAGATATTTTTTGCCAGGAATAAAGAAGAGCCGCCACCAACCTTTCAACAACTAGAATTATTCTAA
- the cas9 gene encoding type II CRISPR RNA-guided endonuclease Cas9 (Cas9, originally named Csn1, is the large, multifunctional signature protein of type II CRISPR/Cas systems. It is well known even to general audiences because its RNA-guided endonuclease activity has made it a popular tool for custom editing of eukaryotic genomes.), protein MTKNILGLDLGVSSIGWAVVQEDSKNSHNNKIIKVGVRVNPLTVDEQINFEKGKPITTNASRTIARSARRNLQRFKIRRENLIDVLQKSNILKETDLLTEIGKNSTFQTQELRAKAANSKIELSEFARVLMLINKKRGYKSSRKAKNDEDGQIVDGMAVAKKLYEENLTPGEYSYQLLAEGKKQLPDFYRSDLQAEFDKVWGFQKQFYAEILTDNIYKELQGKNKNATWAILKEPFSLVGIKQTGTMQEKKVERYLWRSEAVRKQLDFESLAIVFQEINGNLYSSSGYLGAISDRSKELYFNNQTVGEYLYKQLKGNPHTKLKNQVFYRQDYLDEFEKIWETQSQYHKELNNELKNEIRDVIIFYQRKLKSQKGLISICEFENREIEIKENGKTKKKTVGLKVAPKSSPLFQEFKIWQVLNNLQFQNLETKEIFPIDLDFKQSIFDEVNIKGKLSAKDVLDIVGYSGKEWKTNFTDIQGNITNENLYTAFLKIIACEGIEFPKQFKLTIEDEIKVSKIHSSSDNIKQFVKEKFSELGIDTSILYFNPELEGSDFEKQASYQLWHLLYSYEGDDSPSGNEKLYELLEKKFGFKKEHSKILAEIGFSQDYGSLSSKAMRKIYPYIKEHKYSDACNYAGYNHSKNSLTKEQLENRVLKEQLDILPKNSLRNPVVEKILNQMINLVNEVTKEYGKLDEIRIELARELKNNAEERANMTSEISKATIQHQKYTEVLQREFGIKSPSRNDIIRYKLYLELEKNLFKDLYTDVQIKREELFTDKYDIDHIIPQSRFFDDSFSNKVLVPRGANLKKGNFTAFDYLGNESTVKLEKFLNIIKELYDKGAISKAKHEKLQKKGNDIGDGFIERDLRNTQYIAKKAREILLGITDYVTPTSGRITDKLREDWNLVNVMKELNLEKYKKLGLTETVINSKGEEKQRIIDWTKRNDHRHHAMDALTVAFTTHNHIQYLNYLNARKDENHKQHKVISNIENLITKVFEKKNGSKQRRFIEPIPNFRFDAKKQLEEVLVSHKAKNKVVTKNKNKTKSKNGEKVKVELTPRGQLHKETIYGSAKFLKTKDEKVSGKFDLETINKVQNKNYKEALLKRLNEFGGDSKKAFTGKNILAKNPIFLNDEKTEQLPESVTLAWYEIGYTIRKTVNPDNFKDYKNLDKIIDKGTRDVLKARLYEFNGNAKEAFSDLDKNPIWLNKSKGISIKTVTITGISNAEVLHYKKDHFGKEILNENGNKIPVDFVSTGNNHHVAIYEDEKGNLQEKVVSFYEAVERVNQGLSIIDKELNSNLGWKFLFTMKQNEMFLFPSEEFNPKDIDLYDEKNLNLISKNIFRVQKFTTKDYFFRHHLETNVEDNAKLKGITWRREGINGIKDILKVRLNHLGKIVHVGEY, encoded by the coding sequence ATGACTAAAAATATACTCGGATTGGACCTTGGAGTTTCTTCAATTGGTTGGGCAGTTGTGCAGGAAGATTCTAAAAATTCTCACAATAATAAGATTATTAAGGTGGGAGTTCGTGTTAATCCTCTTACGGTGGATGAGCAAATTAATTTTGAGAAAGGAAAGCCCATTACGACCAATGCAAGCAGAACTATAGCGAGAAGTGCAAGAAGAAATTTACAGAGATTTAAGATAAGGAGAGAAAATCTTATTGATGTTCTGCAAAAGAGTAATATTTTAAAAGAAACAGACCTACTTACAGAGATAGGAAAAAATTCTACATTCCAAACGCAGGAGCTTCGAGCAAAAGCGGCAAATAGTAAAATTGAATTGTCAGAATTTGCGAGAGTTTTGATGCTCATCAATAAAAAACGAGGTTATAAAAGCAGTCGTAAAGCTAAAAATGATGAAGACGGACAGATTGTTGACGGAATGGCTGTAGCTAAAAAATTGTATGAAGAAAACCTAACGCCTGGAGAGTATTCTTATCAATTATTAGCCGAAGGAAAAAAACAATTACCAGATTTTTACCGTTCAGATTTACAAGCAGAATTTGATAAGGTTTGGGGTTTTCAAAAACAGTTTTATGCCGAAATTCTCACTGATAATATTTATAAAGAACTACAAGGAAAAAATAAAAATGCTACTTGGGCAATTTTAAAAGAGCCTTTTTCTCTTGTTGGAATTAAACAGACCGGGACAATGCAGGAAAAAAAGGTAGAAAGATACCTTTGGAGAAGTGAAGCTGTAAGGAAACAATTAGATTTTGAAAGTCTAGCTATTGTTTTTCAAGAGATAAACGGTAATTTGTATAGTTCAAGTGGTTATCTTGGTGCAATAAGTGACAGAAGTAAAGAATTATATTTTAATAATCAAACAGTTGGAGAATATCTGTATAAACAACTTAAAGGAAATCCTCATACAAAACTAAAAAATCAAGTTTTCTATCGGCAAGATTATCTGGATGAGTTTGAGAAAATATGGGAGACTCAATCTCAATATCATAAAGAGTTGAATAATGAATTGAAAAATGAGATTCGGGATGTCATTATTTTTTATCAAAGAAAACTGAAATCTCAGAAAGGTTTAATCAGCATTTGTGAATTTGAAAATAGAGAAATTGAAATCAAAGAAAACGGAAAAACCAAAAAGAAAACGGTTGGTTTAAAAGTAGCTCCAAAGTCTTCGCCATTATTTCAGGAATTTAAAATCTGGCAAGTTCTAAATAATTTACAGTTTCAAAATTTAGAAACAAAAGAAATTTTCCCAATTGATTTAGATTTTAAACAGTCAATTTTTGATGAAGTTAATATCAAAGGAAAACTTTCTGCTAAAGATGTTTTAGATATTGTTGGTTATTCCGGAAAGGAGTGGAAAACTAATTTTACTGACATTCAGGGTAATATCACCAATGAAAATCTCTACACAGCATTCCTGAAAATCATAGCGTGCGAAGGAATTGAATTTCCTAAACAGTTTAAATTAACAATCGAGGATGAAATCAAAGTTTCTAAAATTCATTCTTCATCAGATAATATAAAACAGTTTGTTAAAGAGAAATTTTCAGAATTAGGTATTGATACTTCTATTTTGTACTTTAATCCTGAGTTAGAAGGAAGTGATTTTGAGAAGCAGGCTTCTTATCAGCTTTGGCATTTATTGTATTCTTATGAAGGCGACGATTCTCCATCAGGAAATGAAAAGTTGTACGAACTTTTAGAAAAGAAATTCGGTTTCAAAAAAGAACATTCCAAAATATTGGCAGAGATTGGCTTTTCTCAGGATTACGGAAGTCTTAGTTCTAAGGCAATGCGAAAGATTTATCCTTATATAAAAGAACATAAATATAGTGATGCTTGTAATTATGCAGGTTATAATCATTCTAAAAACTCGTTAACCAAAGAACAACTTGAAAATAGGGTTTTAAAAGAGCAATTGGATATTCTACCTAAAAATTCATTACGAAATCCGGTGGTTGAAAAGATTTTGAATCAAATGATAAATTTGGTAAATGAAGTCACAAAAGAATACGGAAAACTTGATGAAATAAGAATAGAACTTGCTAGAGAACTAAAAAATAATGCAGAAGAGCGTGCAAACATGACTTCTGAAATCAGTAAAGCTACCATTCAACATCAAAAATATACAGAAGTTTTACAGAGAGAATTCGGTATTAAGTCGCCTTCGAGAAACGACATCATCAGATATAAGTTGTATTTAGAATTAGAGAAAAATCTTTTCAAGGATTTGTATACGGATGTACAAATTAAACGAGAAGAATTATTTACGGATAAATACGATATAGACCATATTATCCCGCAATCTCGCTTTTTTGATGATAGTTTTTCTAACAAAGTTTTAGTACCGCGAGGTGCCAATCTTAAGAAAGGAAATTTTACTGCTTTTGATTATTTAGGAAATGAAAGTACTGTTAAATTGGAGAAATTTCTTAACATTATCAAAGAACTGTATGATAAAGGTGCTATAAGCAAAGCTAAGCATGAAAAACTTCAGAAAAAAGGAAATGATATAGGCGATGGCTTTATAGAAAGAGATCTACGTAATACACAATACATTGCCAAAAAAGCGAGAGAAATACTTTTGGGAATTACAGATTATGTGACTCCAACTTCAGGAAGAATTACAGATAAACTTCGTGAAGACTGGAATCTCGTAAACGTAATGAAAGAATTAAATCTAGAAAAATATAAGAAGCTAGGTTTAACCGAAACTGTAATTAATTCTAAAGGCGAAGAAAAACAGAGAATAATTGACTGGACAAAAAGAAACGACCATCGTCATCACGCAATGGATGCGCTTACAGTGGCGTTCACAACTCATAATCATATTCAATATCTCAATTATCTTAATGCGAGAAAAGATGAAAACCATAAACAGCATAAGGTAATTTCAAACATAGAAAATCTTATTACAAAAGTTTTTGAAAAGAAAAATGGTTCAAAACAAAGGAGATTTATAGAGCCCATACCTAATTTCCGATTTGATGCTAAAAAACAGTTGGAAGAAGTATTAGTTTCTCATAAAGCTAAAAATAAAGTTGTAACAAAGAATAAAAATAAAACCAAATCAAAAAATGGTGAAAAAGTTAAAGTTGAATTAACGCCAAGAGGGCAACTTCATAAAGAAACCATTTATGGTAGTGCAAAATTCCTTAAAACTAAGGACGAAAAAGTTTCTGGAAAGTTTGATTTAGAAACAATTAATAAAGTTCAGAATAAGAATTATAAAGAAGCTTTATTAAAACGACTGAATGAATTTGGTGGAGATTCTAAGAAAGCTTTTACTGGGAAAAATATTTTAGCAAAAAATCCAATATTTCTTAATGATGAGAAAACGGAACAATTGCCTGAGTCCGTGACTTTAGCTTGGTATGAAATAGGCTACACAATCAGGAAAACTGTTAATCCTGATAATTTTAAAGATTATAAAAATCTAGATAAAATCATAGACAAGGGTACAAGGGATGTTTTAAAAGCTCGTCTTTATGAATTTAATGGGAATGCTAAAGAAGCATTTTCTGATTTAGATAAAAATCCAATTTGGCTTAATAAATCAAAAGGGATTTCTATAAAAACGGTTACTATTACAGGGATAAGTAATGCTGAAGTTTTGCATTATAAAAAAGACCATTTTGGAAAGGAAATTTTAAATGAAAACGGAAATAAAATTCCAGTAGATTTTGTTAGCACCGGTAATAATCATCACGTTGCGATTTACGAAGATGAAAAAGGAAATCTTCAAGAAAAGGTAGTTAGTTTTTATGAAGCAGTAGAAAGAGTAAATCAAGGTCTTTCAATTATTGACAAAGAACTTAACAGTAATTTAGGTTGGAAGTTTCTTTTTACGATGAAACAAAATGAGATGTTTTTATTTCCATCAGAAGAATTTAACCCAAAAGATATTGATTTATATGATGAAAAGAATCTGAACTTGATTTCTAAGAATATATTTAGAGTACAAAAGTTTACAACAAAAGATTACTTCTTTAGGCATCATTTAGAAACCAATGTTGAAGATAATGCTAAATTAAAAGGAATAACTTGGAGAAGAGAAGGAATTAATGGAATAAAAGATATTTTAAAAGTTCGTCTAAATCATTTAGGCAAAATTGTTCACGTAGGAGAATATTAA
- a CDS encoding RNA recognition motif domain-containing protein, with protein sequence MNIFVSNINYATKEYELHDLFAEFGDVSSAKIVTDRETGRSRGFGFIEMGDEEGQQAVEALNQKEFNGKVLNVSEAKPREEKPRRSFDNNRSGGGYGNNRGGNGGGYGNNRGGNGGGNRW encoded by the coding sequence ATGAACATTTTTGTTTCAAACATCAACTACGCAACTAAAGAATATGAGTTGCACGATTTATTTGCAGAATTTGGCGATGTATCATCTGCTAAAATTGTAACAGACAGAGAAACTGGTCGCTCAAGAGGTTTCGGATTTATCGAAATGGGTGACGAAGAAGGGCAGCAGGCTGTAGAAGCGCTTAACCAAAAAGAATTTAACGGAAAAGTTCTTAACGTTTCTGAAGCTAAACCAAGAGAAGAAAAACCAAGAAGAAGTTTCGATAATAATAGAAGCGGAGGTGGTTATGGTAACAACCGTGGTGGAAACGGTGGTGGTTACGGAAACAACCGTGGCGGAAATGGCGGTGGAAACCGTTGGTAA